The Bordetella sp. FB-8 genome includes a window with the following:
- a CDS encoding NAD-dependent epimerase/dehydratase family protein: protein MSKIALFGAAGAIGQSIAAVLGGQGRPYRVVGRDAAGLRKAFGTDPLAEIVTWNPDSPASVRAAAEAVDTLVYLVGVNYWQFELHPQLMRKTLDGAAAAGVRNLILIGTVYPYGRAQFNPVREDHPREPHTFKGRMRKAQEDLLMQAHADGRIRAAVLRLPDFYGPGVQASLLHRAAQAAVNGGTADMIGPLDRPHEFIFVPDVGPVVARLADTPAAFGKIWHLAGAGATTQRELVAHMERQTGTTLKLRVAGKTMLRLAGLFSPLMRELVEMNYLMTEPLILDDSALQRLIGPIHKTPYALGIRQTLAAVANGSRLLRRNDLKRNGAVATK, encoded by the coding sequence ATGTCCAAAATCGCATTATTCGGCGCCGCCGGCGCCATCGGCCAAAGCATCGCCGCCGTGCTCGGCGGCCAGGGCCGTCCCTACCGTGTTGTGGGCCGCGACGCGGCTGGCCTGCGCAAGGCCTTTGGCACCGATCCGCTGGCCGAGATCGTCACCTGGAACCCGGACTCGCCGGCTTCGGTGCGCGCCGCGGCCGAAGCCGTGGACACGCTGGTCTATTTGGTGGGCGTGAACTATTGGCAATTCGAACTGCACCCGCAGCTGATGCGCAAGACGCTGGATGGCGCGGCGGCCGCCGGCGTGCGGAACCTGATCCTGATCGGCACCGTATATCCCTATGGCCGGGCGCAATTCAACCCGGTGCGCGAAGACCATCCGCGCGAACCGCATACTTTCAAAGGCCGCATGCGCAAGGCCCAGGAGGACCTGCTGATGCAGGCCCACGCCGACGGCCGCATCCGCGCCGCCGTGCTGCGCCTGCCGGACTTCTACGGCCCCGGCGTGCAGGCCAGCCTGCTGCACCGCGCCGCGCAGGCAGCGGTGAACGGTGGCACCGCCGATATGATCGGCCCGCTCGACCGCCCGCACGAGTTCATCTTCGTGCCGGACGTGGGGCCGGTGGTCGCGCGGCTGGCCGATACCCCCGCCGCTTTCGGGAAGATCTGGCATCTCGCCGGGGCCGGCGCCACGACCCAACGCGAGCTGGTCGCGCACATGGAACGCCAGACCGGCACGACGCTCAAACTGCGCGTGGCCGGCAAGACAATGCTGCGCCTCGCCGGTCTGTTCAGTCCCCTCATGCGCGAGCTGGTGGAAATGAACTACCTGATGACCGAGCCGCTGATCCTGGATGACTCGGCGCTGCAGCGGCTAATCGGGCCGATCCACAAGACGCCGTATGCGCTGGGCATACGCCAGACGCTGGCAGCCGTTGCGAACGGCTCGCGCCTGCTGCGCCGCAACGATTTGAAGAGGAACGGCGCAGTCGCGACGAAATGA
- a CDS encoding LysR family transcriptional regulator, which translates to MADSEPNWEWYRSFLQVLETGSLSAAGRALGLTQPTVGRHIDGLEAALGLKLFIRSFDGFSPTDAAQELSPYAAGIAATAAALRRAASSHGSGVRGTVRLTASEVIGVEVLPPILAALHRKHPELVIELVVSDRTDDLLHREADIAVRMFQPVQDALVAKRVAGIGLGLYAHERYLADRGVPRSMDALSGHAVIGFDHESAFIRRFQEQVPAFSRDRFAFRADSGLAQLGAIRAGLGIGACQSALAARDKRLVRVLRSQFSLSMDAWIAMHEDLRASPRCAATFAALAAGLAAYAKSA; encoded by the coding sequence GTGGCCGACAGCGAACCGAATTGGGAGTGGTATCGAAGCTTTCTCCAGGTTCTGGAAACGGGTTCGCTATCTGCGGCGGGCCGGGCACTGGGCCTGACGCAACCGACCGTTGGCCGGCACATCGACGGCTTGGAAGCCGCACTGGGCCTCAAGCTCTTTATCCGCTCTTTCGACGGCTTTTCCCCTACGGATGCCGCGCAGGAACTCAGCCCCTATGCCGCGGGCATCGCCGCCACGGCGGCCGCCTTGCGGCGGGCGGCCAGCAGTCACGGATCGGGCGTTCGCGGCACGGTACGGCTGACGGCTAGCGAAGTCATCGGTGTCGAAGTCCTGCCGCCGATTCTCGCGGCCTTGCATCGCAAGCACCCCGAGTTGGTCATCGAGCTGGTGGTGTCCGACCGGACCGACGACCTGCTGCATCGCGAGGCGGACATCGCGGTGCGCATGTTCCAGCCGGTGCAGGATGCGCTGGTGGCCAAGCGCGTCGCAGGCATCGGGCTCGGCTTGTACGCCCACGAGCGCTACCTGGCAGATCGAGGTGTACCCCGATCAATGGATGCCTTGTCCGGCCACGCGGTCATCGGCTTTGACCACGAGAGTGCCTTTATTCGGCGGTTTCAAGAGCAGGTTCCCGCTTTTTCGCGGGATCGGTTCGCGTTCCGTGCCGACAGCGGTTTGGCCCAGTTAGGAGCGATCCGGGCGGGCCTGGGCATCGGCGCCTGCCAATCGGCGCTGGCCGCACGGGACAAGCGGTTGGTTCGAGTCCTGCGCAGCCAGTTCTCGCTGTCGATGGACGCCTGGATCGCCATGCATGAAGATTTGCGGGCAAGCCCGCGTTGCGCGGCGACCTTTGCCGCGCTTGCGGCAGGATTGGCGGCTTACGCGAAGAGCGCTTAG
- a CDS encoding 4-oxalocrotonate tautomerase, whose product MPYIRVEMLEGRSDEQKAKLAQAITNAMVEHAGAKPDSIFVVIEDVKKSNWATGGTLMSQRK is encoded by the coding sequence ATGCCTTACATCCGCGTCGAAATGCTCGAAGGCCGCAGCGACGAGCAAAAAGCCAAGCTCGCCCAGGCCATCACCAATGCCATGGTGGAACACGCCGGCGCCAAGCCCGACAGCATCTTCGTGGTCATCGAAGACGTGAAAAAGAGCAACTGGGCGACCGGCGGGACCCTGATGTCGCAACGAAAATAG
- a CDS encoding NADP-dependent isocitrate dehydrogenase, producing MSTTSKIIYTLTDEAPALATYSLLPIVQAFAGPAGIAVETRDISLSGRIIATFPESLTEAQRISDDLTYLGQLATKPEANIIKLPNISASIPQLKAAIKELQGKGYALPDYPDEPRNDAEKDVKVRYDKIKGSAVNPVLREGNSDRRAPLSVKNYARKHPHKMGAWKADSKAHVAHMMDGDFYGSEKSALIAAEGAVKITLHGKDGSAAVLKETTQVKAGELIDASVMSRKALRAFAAEQVADARAQGVLFSVHLKATMMKVSDPVIFGHFVSVFYEEVLAKHAAALAEAGFDPNNGIGDLYNRLYTLPAAMQVDIKADIEALYKKQPALAMVNSDKGITNLHVPSDVIVDASMPAMIREGGRMWNAQGEAQDAKACIPDRSYAGIYQAVIDDCKKNGAFDPVTLGTVPNVGLMAQAAEEYGSHDKTFVIPADGTVKVTDASGAVLLEHAVESGDIWRMCQTKDAPIQDWVKLAVTRSRLSDTPAVFWLDPARAHDANVIAKVQRYLKDHDTSGLDIRIMSPVEATQFSLERIRKGQDTISVTGNVLRDYLTDLFPIMELGTSAKMLSIVPLMAGGGLFETGAGGSAPKHVQQFNEENFLRWDSLGEFMALAASLEFLGQNTGNAGAKVLARTLDEATGKFLDTDKSPARKVGGIDNRGSHFYLGMYWAQALAAQTEDKALQAKFAPLAKTLAENEAKIVAELGVVQGKPVDIGGYYRPDTALAGKAMRPSATLNAALAAL from the coding sequence ATGTCTACCACGTCGAAGATCATCTACACCCTTACCGACGAAGCGCCCGCCCTCGCGACGTACTCGCTGCTTCCCATCGTGCAGGCATTTGCCGGTCCCGCCGGAATCGCCGTCGAGACCCGCGACATCTCCCTGTCCGGCCGCATCATCGCTACGTTCCCCGAGTCGCTGACCGAAGCGCAGCGTATTTCCGACGACCTGACCTACCTGGGCCAACTCGCCACCAAGCCCGAAGCCAACATCATCAAGCTGCCCAACATCAGCGCCTCGATCCCGCAGCTCAAGGCCGCGATCAAGGAACTGCAGGGCAAGGGCTACGCGCTGCCCGACTACCCGGACGAGCCCAGGAACGACGCCGAGAAAGACGTCAAGGTCCGCTACGACAAGATCAAGGGCAGCGCGGTGAACCCGGTGCTGCGCGAAGGCAACTCCGACCGCCGCGCTCCCCTGTCGGTCAAGAACTATGCCCGCAAGCATCCCCACAAGATGGGCGCCTGGAAGGCCGACTCCAAGGCCCATGTGGCCCACATGATGGACGGCGACTTCTACGGCAGCGAGAAATCGGCCCTGATCGCCGCCGAGGGCGCGGTCAAGATCACCCTGCACGGCAAGGACGGCTCGGCCGCGGTCCTGAAGGAAACCACCCAGGTCAAGGCCGGCGAACTGATCGACGCTTCGGTGATGAGCAGGAAGGCCCTGCGCGCCTTCGCCGCCGAACAGGTCGCCGACGCCCGCGCCCAGGGCGTGCTGTTCTCGGTGCACCTGAAGGCCACCATGATGAAGGTCTCCGATCCGGTGATCTTCGGCCACTTTGTCTCGGTGTTCTACGAAGAAGTGCTGGCCAAGCACGCCGCCGCCCTGGCTGAAGCCGGCTTCGATCCCAACAACGGCATCGGCGACCTGTACAACCGTCTGTACACGCTGCCCGCGGCCATGCAGGTCGATATCAAGGCCGACATCGAGGCGCTGTACAAGAAGCAGCCCGCGCTGGCCATGGTGAACTCCGACAAGGGCATCACCAATCTGCACGTGCCCAGCGATGTCATCGTCGACGCTTCCATGCCCGCCATGATCCGCGAAGGCGGCAGGATGTGGAACGCCCAGGGCGAAGCGCAGGATGCCAAGGCCTGCATTCCCGACCGCAGCTACGCCGGTATCTACCAGGCCGTCATCGACGATTGCAAGAAGAACGGCGCCTTCGACCCGGTTACCCTGGGCACGGTGCCCAACGTGGGCCTGATGGCCCAGGCTGCTGAAGAATACGGTTCGCACGACAAGACCTTCGTCATTCCCGCCGATGGCACCGTCAAGGTGACCGACGCCTCGGGTGCCGTGCTGCTCGAGCATGCCGTGGAAAGCGGCGACATCTGGCGCATGTGCCAGACCAAGGACGCGCCCATCCAGGATTGGGTCAAGCTGGCCGTCACCCGTTCGCGCCTGTCGGACACGCCCGCCGTGTTCTGGCTCGACCCGGCCCGCGCCCATGATGCCAACGTCATCGCCAAGGTGCAGCGCTACCTGAAGGACCACGACACCAGCGGCCTGGACATCCGCATCATGTCGCCTGTCGAGGCCACCCAGTTCTCGCTCGAGCGCATCCGCAAGGGCCAGGACACCATCTCGGTCACCGGCAACGTGCTGCGCGACTATCTGACGGACCTGTTCCCCATCATGGAGCTGGGCACCAGCGCCAAGATGCTGTCCATCGTGCCGCTGATGGCCGGCGGCGGCCTGTTCGAAACCGGCGCTGGCGGCTCGGCGCCCAAGCATGTGCAGCAGTTCAACGAGGAGAACTTCCTGCGCTGGGATTCGCTTGGCGAATTCATGGCCCTGGCCGCTTCGCTGGAGTTCCTGGGCCAGAACACCGGCAACGCCGGCGCCAAGGTCCTGGCCAGGACGCTGGACGAAGCCACCGGCAAGTTCCTGGACACCGACAAATCGCCCGCCCGCAAGGTCGGCGGCATCGACAACCGCGGCAGCCATTTCTATCTGGGTATGTACTGGGCTCAGGCCCTGGCCGCTCAGACCGAGGACAAGGCGTTGCAGGCCAAGTTTGCGCCCCTGGCCAAGACCTTGGCCGAAAACGAGGCCAAGATCGTCGCCGAACTAGGCGTGGTTCAGGGCAAGCCGGTCGACATCGGCGGCTACTATCGCCCGGATACGGCGCTGGCCGGCAAGGCCATGCGTCCCAGCGCGACGCTCAACGCCGCCCTGGCCGCGCTCTGA
- a CDS encoding GntR family transcriptional regulator gives MQSPANPGKKPNLRERVYLMLRERIQMGLVGADDRLVDHDIAHELHVSRMPVREALMQLKNEGVLEGTARGFVLRRHSLQQINDIFEIRILLEPHAAALATANAGPAFLARMKSALDAAEQASVRGDWETFMRLNADYRAAWIDSVPNRAMADMISRFIDHVQTVRLMTMQDPTVRGIILDGMRGLYEAYLSGNADLVRERMTAHCRTAAACYYQCYQRLCVAEPPPGN, from the coding sequence ATGCAGTCCCCCGCCAATCCCGGCAAAAAACCCAATTTGCGCGAACGCGTCTACCTGATGTTGCGCGAGCGCATCCAGATGGGGCTGGTCGGCGCGGATGACCGTCTGGTCGACCATGACATCGCGCACGAGCTGCACGTCTCGCGCATGCCGGTGCGCGAGGCGCTGATGCAACTCAAGAACGAGGGTGTGCTGGAAGGCACGGCGCGCGGCTTCGTCCTGCGGCGCCATTCGCTGCAGCAGATCAACGACATCTTCGAGATACGCATCCTGCTCGAGCCGCATGCCGCGGCCCTGGCCACGGCCAATGCCGGCCCGGCCTTCCTGGCGCGGATGAAGAGCGCGCTGGACGCGGCCGAGCAGGCCTCGGTGCGCGGCGACTGGGAAACCTTCATGCGTCTGAACGCCGATTACCGGGCCGCGTGGATCGACAGCGTGCCCAACCGGGCCATGGCCGACATGATCTCGCGCTTTATCGACCACGTGCAGACGGTGCGTTTGATGACCATGCAGGACCCGACCGTGCGCGGCATCATCCTGGACGGCATGCGCGGCCTGTACGAAGCCTACCTCTCGGGCAACGCCGATCTGGTGCGCGAACGCATGACCGCGCACTGCCGCACCGCCGCCGCCTGCTACTACCAGTGCTACCAGCGTCTGTGCGTCGCCGAGCCGCCCCCGGGCAACTGA
- a CDS encoding ABC transporter substrate-binding protein, whose protein sequence is MSTRSLSALARRALACCLVALGCAAVAPIASAANGELTIAYPVDPPSWDPTAGTWPAVQSIYKAVFDSPLMINDKLEVTPRLIQSWKWLDDKNTRLDIVLRSGVTFQDGSKLTTEDFKYTFFDRPKTDKKLVINSTFTNKLSGIEIKSPTEAVMDFKNPTPTAPDWLAFMTAYILPKAYIEKVGTDGFLAHPIGAGPYKLVSYERGSRAVLQAYDGYWGPKPAIKRVVFNFVPDTSARVAMLESGRADVAVQIPVRDAERLKHDSKLVSKVYPYTQIFIVQMPSYVTALQNVHVRRAMQMAINKQALSRAFFANTAKPISVLALPGTPAYVSDADVKFDPKAAMAELAKAGYSPSKPLEIPFMSANGSTPGDYDMARAIVQMWAQIGIKADLQEVTLAKYMELSHSAKLPGPMLYSWDNATADPEIFAGYILNPDLPFSAWKQPELADTFKQLSSLPQAQRIAGYQAIEKKATDDAWCIPLIQSVTTIAYKKTLNVDTYQTGYIMPQEYSWKK, encoded by the coding sequence ATGAGTACCCGTTCTCTGTCCGCGCTTGCCCGCCGAGCGCTCGCTTGCTGCCTGGTGGCCCTGGGTTGTGCGGCAGTCGCGCCGATCGCCAGCGCCGCCAATGGCGAGCTCACCATCGCCTACCCGGTCGACCCGCCCAGCTGGGATCCCACCGCAGGCACCTGGCCCGCCGTCCAGTCGATCTACAAGGCTGTCTTCGATTCGCCGCTGATGATCAACGACAAGCTCGAGGTCACCCCGCGCCTGATCCAGTCCTGGAAGTGGCTGGATGACAAGAACACCCGCCTGGACATCGTGCTGCGCAGCGGCGTTACCTTCCAGGACGGCAGCAAGCTCACCACCGAGGACTTCAAGTACACCTTCTTCGACCGGCCCAAGACCGACAAGAAGCTGGTGATCAATAGCACCTTCACCAACAAGCTGTCCGGCATCGAGATCAAGTCGCCCACCGAGGCGGTAATGGACTTCAAGAACCCCACGCCCACGGCGCCGGACTGGTTGGCCTTCATGACGGCCTATATCCTGCCCAAGGCCTATATCGAGAAGGTTGGCACGGACGGATTCCTGGCGCACCCGATCGGCGCCGGTCCCTACAAGCTGGTGAGCTACGAGCGCGGCTCGCGCGCGGTGCTCCAGGCCTATGACGGCTACTGGGGTCCCAAGCCCGCCATCAAGCGCGTGGTCTTCAATTTCGTGCCCGACACCTCGGCGCGCGTGGCCATGCTCGAATCGGGCCGCGCCGACGTGGCGGTGCAGATCCCGGTGCGCGACGCCGAGCGCCTCAAGCACGACAGCAAGCTCGTATCCAAGGTCTATCCGTACACCCAGATCTTCATCGTGCAGATGCCCAGCTACGTGACCGCGCTGCAGAACGTGCACGTGCGCCGCGCCATGCAGATGGCCATCAACAAGCAAGCCCTGTCGCGCGCCTTTTTCGCCAACACGGCCAAGCCGATCTCGGTGCTGGCCCTGCCCGGCACGCCGGCCTACGTCAGCGACGCCGATGTGAAGTTTGACCCGAAGGCCGCCATGGCCGAACTGGCCAAGGCGGGCTACAGCCCCAGCAAGCCGCTGGAGATCCCCTTCATGTCGGCCAACGGGTCGACGCCGGGCGACTACGACATGGCGCGCGCCATCGTGCAAATGTGGGCACAGATCGGCATCAAGGCCGACCTGCAGGAAGTGACCCTGGCCAAGTACATGGAACTGAGCCATTCGGCCAAGCTGCCCGGCCCCATGCTTTATAGCTGGGACAACGCCACGGCCGATCCGGAGATCTTCGCCGGCTACATCCTGAACCCCGACCTGCCGTTCTCGGCCTGGAAGCAGCCCGAGCTGGCCGACACGTTCAAGCAGCTCTCGTCCCTGCCCCAGGCCCAGCGCATCGCCGGCTATCAGGCGATCGAGAAGAAGGCCACCGACGACGCCTGGTGCATACCGCTGATCCAGAGCGTGACCACCATCGCCTACAAGAAGACGCTGAACGTGGACACCTACCAGACCGGCTACATCATGCCGCAAGAGTACAGCTGGAAAAAGTAA